In a single window of the Notamacropus eugenii isolate mMacEug1 chromosome 4, mMacEug1.pri_v2, whole genome shotgun sequence genome:
- the LOC140498140 gene encoding olfactory receptor 1f45-like, whose protein sequence is MERKNHSRVSEFILLGLSDQPEEEKLMFLAFLLMYLITGLGNLLIITAIRRDSCLHTPMYFFLTNLSLVDICFTSTTIPKVLVNYISGNKAILYISCLAQVFFFIWFGGVDSILLTVMAYDRYVAICAPLHYSMILTSRVCALLVAVCWFWACANALSHTVLLTQLSFCGHTEIHHFFCDLNVVIRLACLDTFINDLVIYTMGGLTVIIPFIGILISYIHIFVAVLRIPSAHGKWKVFSTCGSHITVVCLFYGTIIGVHFNPASTHTAQQDTASAMMYTVVTPMLNPFTYSLRNNDVQGALRVLFTRKSGLSL, encoded by the exons ATGGAGA gaaaaaatcattCAAGAGTCTCTGAATTCATCCTCCTGGGCCTTTCAGACCAGCCAGAGGAAGAGAAGCTCATGTTCCTTGCATTCCTGCTTATGTATCTGATCACAGGACTGGGAAATTTGCTCATCATTACGGCCATTAGGAGAGACTCATGTCTCCACACCCCTATGTACTTCTTCCTTACCAATTTGTCCCTGGTTGACATCTGCTTCACCTCCACCACTATCCCAAAGGTGCTGGTTAATTATATATCTGGGAACAAAGCAATTCTGTATATCAGCTGCTTGGCACAAGTGTTCTTCTTCATTTGGTTTGGAGGGGTAGATAGTATCCTTCTCACTGTCATGGCCTATGACCGCTATGTGGCTATCTGTGCCCCACTCCATTATTCCATGATCTTGACCTCAAGAGTGTGCGCCCTTCTGGTAGCAGTGTGCTGGTTCTGGGCTTGTGCTAATGCCCTGTCGCATACTGTTCTGCTGACCCAACTCTCATTCTGTGGCCACACTGAAATCCATCATTTCTTCTGTGACCTCAATGTGGTGATAAGATTGGCCTGCTTAGATACCTTCATCAATGATTTGGTGATCTACACAATGGGAGGACTGACAGTTATAATTCCATTCATTGGAATTCTGATCTCCTACATTCACATTTTTGTGGCTGTGCTGAGGATCCCATCAGCTCATGGCAAATGGAAAGTTTTCTCTACCTGTGGCTCTCACATCACTGTTGTCTGTCTCTTCTATGGAACAATCATTGGAGTTCACTTTAACCCAGCATCTACCCACACAGCCCAACAGGACACAGCATCAGCCATGATGTACACTGTGGTTACCCCCATGCTGAACCCTTTCACCTACAGCCTAAGGAACAATGATGTGCAGGGAGCCCTGAGGGTGCTCTTCACCAGAAAGTCAGGTCTATCTTTGTGA